A window of the Lolium perenne isolate Kyuss_39 chromosome 7, Kyuss_2.0, whole genome shotgun sequence genome harbors these coding sequences:
- the LOC139834005 gene encoding uncharacterized protein translates to MKEAKKVAQLGQQDIQAAPHFIVEPYHDPETASMIERAARAQGASVEYEDYYPTAQVVNKYRYGSDLVKPGELARLGTQMRRLHDWYLKACRRCETYITVYLRDEHYFRGEDEINIELEELFQLFNQDALDKAVISCYCLMKKLEYKRGKLLPLGFIDPNTVHEVTVRDFAKDTEDNIVMFLEKQADKEDIFFPYNFNFHFILLIIDLHLGVVNVMDSKRTEYAEWADMAAILQRAWKRFINTVPGEWKPELTFRDYPCMRQEKGNNLCGYYVCTFMRDMSCPKGGDAQIHHTRVR, encoded by the exons atgaaagaagcaaaaaaagtcgcccagcttggacagcaggacattcaggccgcaccccacttcatcgtggagccatatcatgatccagagacggcatcgatgatcgaacgggcggctagagctcagggagcatcagttgagtacgaagattactatccaacggctcaagtggtaaacaagtatagatacggatctgatctcgtcaaacctggcgagctcgcgcgtctagggactcagatgcgaaggttgcatgactggtacctgaaagcctgtcgaagatgtgaaacctacatcacggtgtatcttagagatgagcattacttccggggggaagacgagataaacattgagttagaagaactgtttcagttattcaatcaagacgccctcgacaaagctgtcatcagttgctactgcct aatgaagaagctggaatacaaaagaggcaagctcctaccgctggggttcatagacccaaacacagttcatgaagttacggttcgagacttcgccaaggacacagaggacaacatcgtaatgtttttagagaagcaagcagacaaagaggatatattctttccctacaacttcaa tttccattttattctcctaatcattgatcttcaccttggagtcgtaaacgtcatggactcgaaacgtacagaatatgcggaatgggcggacatggctgccatcctccagag ggcttggaaacggttcatcaatactgttccgggtgaatggaaaccggagcttacatttagagattaccct tgtatgaggcaggaaaaagggaataacttatgtggatactacgtctgcaccttcatgcgtgacatgtcctgtcccaagggtggggatgcccaaatacaccacactcgtgtacgataa